Proteins encoded together in one Rhizobacter sp. J219 window:
- the mnmH gene encoding tRNA 2-selenouridine(34) synthase MnmH produces MSHKLYTVEDLKEFSVIIDARSPSEYALDHIPGAINCPVLDDEERRITGTTYVQVSAFEARKIGGAMVARNIARHLDERFADKPRDWRPLVYCWRGGMRSGSFVTWLRLVGWDAQQLKGGYKAFRHHVIQRLEALCPALQLQVLCGPTGSAKTRVLQALREQGEQVLDLEALAAHRGSVLGAVPGREQPSQKGFETQLMSALEALDPSRRVWVEAESRRIGRITVPDALLLRLRESPVVEIAATPEARLAYLLRDYAWLGDDPKALADKLGGLKGLLPNDTLTQWQAWAQARELPTLFAAMMAEHYDPQYARSQGRHLQRLTQARRIETDDLTPDGIAALARRIASLS; encoded by the coding sequence ATGAGTCACAAGCTCTACACCGTTGAAGATCTGAAGGAGTTCAGCGTCATCATCGACGCCCGCTCGCCCTCGGAATACGCGCTCGACCACATCCCCGGCGCCATCAACTGCCCGGTGCTCGACGACGAAGAGCGGCGCATCACCGGCACCACCTACGTGCAGGTCTCGGCCTTCGAGGCGCGCAAGATCGGCGGCGCGATGGTCGCGCGCAACATCGCCCGCCACCTTGACGAGCGTTTCGCCGACAAGCCGCGCGACTGGCGCCCACTCGTCTACTGCTGGCGAGGCGGCATGCGAAGCGGCAGCTTCGTCACCTGGCTGCGCCTGGTCGGCTGGGACGCGCAGCAGCTCAAGGGCGGCTACAAGGCCTTTCGCCACCATGTCATCCAGAGGCTTGAGGCGCTGTGCCCTGCGCTGCAGCTGCAGGTGCTGTGCGGCCCGACCGGCAGCGCCAAGACCCGCGTGCTGCAAGCCCTGCGCGAGCAAGGCGAGCAGGTGCTCGATCTCGAAGCGCTGGCCGCACACCGCGGCTCGGTGCTGGGCGCGGTGCCCGGCCGCGAGCAGCCGTCGCAGAAGGGTTTCGAGACGCAACTGATGAGCGCGCTCGAAGCGCTCGACCCGTCACGCCGCGTGTGGGTCGAGGCCGAAAGCCGGCGCATCGGCCGCATCACCGTGCCCGATGCGCTGCTGCTGCGCCTGCGCGAGAGCCCGGTGGTCGAGATCGCCGCCACGCCCGAGGCACGGCTTGCCTACCTGCTGCGCGACTACGCCTGGCTTGGCGACGACCCGAAAGCGCTCGCCGACAAGCTCGGCGGCCTCAAGGGCCTGCTGCCCAACGACACCCTCACCCAATGGCAGGCCTGGGCGCAGGCGCGCGAGCTGCCCACGCTCTTTGCCGCGATGATGGCCGAGCACTACGATCCGCAGTACGCCCGCTCGCAGGGCCGCCACCTGCAACGGCTCACGCAGGCGAGGCGCATCGAGACCGATGACCTCACGCCAGACGGCATCGCCGCGTTGGCCCGCCGGATCGCCTCTCTTTCCTGA
- a CDS encoding phosphonate ABC transporter ATP-binding protein, which produces MVELQQLSVAAAAGARSAALRGVSLRIEPGEQVAVIGASGAGKTTLLMALACALQPLAGELRLFGTDPWSLGAAARQRLRARLFLAPQVPPLPPRQRVVASVLAGRLPSMTLWASLRTLWHPAQASLAHEALTTLDLADKLWDRVDRLSGGERQRVGLARALVSQAELWLIDEPLSALDPTRAQQVITTLTTRAQRERRTLVCSLHQVAVARERFPRIVALRQGECVYDGPSSGLGDEALRALYAGSDEAGTPPPGPPPHPAALPAAMCR; this is translated from the coding sequence GTGGTCGAGCTGCAGCAGCTGTCGGTCGCAGCCGCCGCCGGGGCACGCAGTGCCGCGCTGCGCGGTGTGAGCTTGCGCATCGAACCGGGCGAGCAGGTGGCGGTGATCGGCGCGTCGGGCGCCGGCAAGACCACGCTGCTGATGGCGCTGGCCTGCGCGCTGCAGCCGCTGGCGGGCGAGCTTCGGCTGTTCGGCACCGACCCCTGGTCTCTCGGCGCGGCGGCGCGGCAGCGCCTGCGCGCCCGCCTCTTTCTCGCCCCGCAGGTGCCACCGCTGCCGCCGCGCCAGCGCGTCGTGGCCTCGGTGCTGGCCGGCCGCCTGCCATCGATGACGCTGTGGGCGAGCCTGCGCACACTGTGGCACCCGGCGCAGGCCTCGCTGGCGCATGAAGCGCTGACCACGCTCGATCTGGCCGACAAGCTCTGGGACCGTGTCGACCGCCTCTCGGGCGGCGAACGCCAGCGCGTGGGCCTGGCCCGCGCGCTGGTGTCCCAGGCCGAGCTGTGGCTGATCGACGAGCCGCTGTCAGCGCTCGACCCGACCCGTGCGCAGCAGGTCATCACCACGCTCACCACACGCGCACAACGCGAGCGGCGCACGCTGGTGTGCAGCCTGCACCAGGTGGCGGTGGCGCGCGAGCGCTTCCCGCGCATCGTGGCGTTGCGCCAAGGCGAGTGTGTCTACGACGGCCCGTCGAGCGGCCTCGGCGACGAGGCCCTGCGTGCGCTCTATGCGGGCAGCGACGAGGCCGGCACACCGCCCCCCGGCCCGCCGCCGCACCCCGCCGCCCTGCCCGCGGCGATGTGCCGTTGA
- a CDS encoding chromate resistance protein: MSLYAELLQSIRQARSGLKKASEAQLRKTLRALEQQVQAIQASDFFPGPAGRKAAEALAALRLDIERQLSPGEPRATEFAITPRAIADHQGRTWATRKRPWVDRLATAWLVQRFIDRSPRFVWLADPAKCPKTALGYDFDGATFTHVGDRVTFEVVAESFALLSDPALRRLAALVHFIDVGGAPVDEAPGVEAVVRGLQALHARDDALLAAALPLFDSLYAALQLTPDDH; encoded by the coding sequence GTGAGTCTCTACGCCGAGCTGCTGCAGTCGATCAGGCAGGCGCGCAGCGGGCTGAAAAAGGCCAGCGAGGCCCAGCTGCGCAAGACGCTGCGCGCGCTGGAGCAGCAGGTCCAGGCGATCCAGGCCAGCGATTTCTTCCCCGGCCCTGCCGGCCGGAAGGCGGCCGAGGCACTGGCCGCACTTCGCCTCGACATCGAGCGCCAGCTCTCGCCGGGCGAGCCCCGTGCGACCGAGTTCGCCATCACGCCGCGGGCCATCGCCGACCACCAAGGCCGCACCTGGGCCACGCGCAAGCGCCCGTGGGTCGACCGCCTCGCCACCGCCTGGCTGGTGCAGCGCTTCATCGACCGTTCGCCCCGCTTCGTGTGGCTCGCCGACCCGGCGAAATGCCCGAAGACGGCGCTGGGTTACGACTTCGACGGCGCCACCTTCACCCACGTGGGCGACCGTGTCACCTTCGAGGTGGTGGCCGAAAGTTTTGCGCTCCTGAGCGACCCCGCGCTGCGCCGCCTGGCCGCCCTCGTGCACTTCATCGACGTCGGCGGCGCGCCGGTCGACGAGGCGCCGGGCGTCGAGGCCGTGGTGCGCGGCCTGCAGGCGCTGCACGCGCGTGACGACGCCCTGCTCGCGGCCGCCCTGCCGCTCTTCGACTCTCTTTACGCTGCGCTGCAGCTGACACCCGATGACCACTGA
- the chrA gene encoding chromate efflux transporter, producing MTTDPTTAAPPAPVSRTEALRFWLKLGFVSFGGPAGQIAIMHEELVERRRWISESRFLHALNYCMLLPGPEAQQLATYIGWLMHRTWGGLVAGGLFVLPSLFILIALSWVYMAFGDVPVIAGLFYGIKPAVTALVVHAAWRVGSRTLKNGWLWGIAIAAFVAIFALQLPFPLIVLAAGFIGYFGGRLVPAKFSAGGGHGKAAQGHGPALIDDHTPTPEHARFSWARFRAVIVVFVGLWALAIGGLTALFGWQAVLTQMAWFFTKAALLTFGGAYAVLPYVYQGAVDHHQWLTGPQMIDGLALGETTPGPLIMVVSFVGFVGGWTKAIFGPDALALAGAAAATVVTFFTFLPSFFFIFLGAPFIETTHGKLQFTAPLTGITAAVVGVIVNLAVFFAYHVLWPQGLAGVFEWASAVIGLAAGVALFRFKLGVIPVIAGSAVAGLVFQWLR from the coding sequence ATGACCACTGACCCCACGACCGCCGCGCCGCCTGCGCCCGTCTCCCGCACCGAGGCCTTGCGCTTCTGGCTCAAGCTCGGCTTCGTCAGCTTCGGCGGGCCTGCGGGGCAGATCGCGATCATGCATGAGGAGCTGGTCGAGCGGCGACGCTGGATCTCGGAGAGCCGCTTCCTGCACGCGCTCAACTACTGCATGCTGCTGCCCGGCCCCGAGGCGCAGCAGCTCGCCACCTACATCGGCTGGCTGATGCACCGCACCTGGGGCGGGCTGGTCGCCGGTGGCCTCTTCGTGCTGCCCTCGCTCTTCATCCTGATCGCGCTGTCGTGGGTCTACATGGCCTTCGGCGACGTGCCGGTGATCGCCGGGCTCTTCTACGGCATCAAGCCGGCGGTGACGGCGCTGGTGGTGCACGCGGCGTGGCGCGTGGGCTCGCGCACGCTGAAGAACGGCTGGCTGTGGGGCATCGCCATCGCGGCCTTCGTCGCGATCTTCGCGTTGCAGCTGCCCTTCCCGCTGATCGTGCTGGCCGCGGGCTTCATCGGCTATTTCGGTGGGCGCTTGGTGCCTGCCAAGTTCAGCGCCGGGGGTGGGCACGGCAAGGCGGCACAAGGCCACGGCCCCGCGCTGATCGACGACCACACCCCCACGCCCGAACACGCCCGTTTCAGCTGGGCTCGCTTTCGCGCGGTGATCGTGGTCTTCGTCGGCCTGTGGGCGCTGGCCATCGGGGGCCTCACCGCCCTCTTCGGCTGGCAGGCGGTGCTCACGCAGATGGCCTGGTTCTTCACCAAGGCGGCGCTGCTCACCTTCGGCGGCGCCTATGCGGTGCTGCCCTACGTCTACCAGGGCGCGGTCGACCACCACCAGTGGCTCACCGGCCCGCAGATGATCGACGGCCTCGCGCTCGGCGAGACCACGCCCGGCCCGTTGATCATGGTGGTGTCGTTCGTCGGTTTCGTGGGCGGCTGGACGAAGGCGATCTTCGGCCCCGATGCGCTCGCGCTGGCCGGTGCCGCAGCGGCCACGGTCGTCACCTTCTTCACCTTCCTGCCGTCGTTCTTCTTCATCTTCCTCGGCGCGCCCTTCATCGAGACCACGCACGGCAAGCTGCAGTTCACCGCGCCGCTCACCGGCATCACCGCCGCGGTGGTGGGCGTGATCGTCAACCTGGCGGTGTTCTTTGCGTACCACGTGCTGTGGCCGCAGGGCCTGGCGGGTGTCTTCGAATGGGCCTCGGCGGTGATCGGCCTCGCGGCGGGGGTGGCACTTTTTCGCTTCAAGCTGGGCGTGATCCCGGTGATCGCGGGCAGCGCGGTGGCGGGGCTCGTGTTCCAGTGGCTGCGGTGA
- a CDS encoding putative selenate ABC transporter substrate-binding protein codes for MSLLRRHLLCLAALAAGPWAHAQTPVLRVTAIPDESPTELARKFAPLGAYLEARLGMKVEWTPVTDYPAAVETLVHRKIDLAWFGGFTFVQAHVRSGGKMVPLVQREEDERFRSVFIADAKGGITKLDDLKGKTLSFGSASSTSGHLMPRSFLLAAKINPDTDLKRVSFSGAHDATIAAVASGKVDAGALNISVWEKFVAEKKVDTAQVKVFYTTPPYYDYNWTVHADMPAELREKIKAAFLALDPNTPQGKEILALQRATRFVPTKAENYAGIRAAAENAGLLK; via the coding sequence ATGTCTCTCCTTCGCCGTCACCTGCTCTGCCTCGCCGCCCTCGCCGCAGGCCCATGGGCCCATGCCCAGACGCCGGTGCTGCGGGTCACCGCGATCCCCGACGAATCGCCCACCGAGCTGGCACGCAAGTTCGCGCCGCTCGGCGCCTACCTCGAAGCCAGGCTCGGCATGAAGGTCGAGTGGACGCCGGTCACCGACTACCCCGCGGCGGTCGAGACGCTGGTCCACCGCAAGATCGACCTCGCCTGGTTCGGCGGCTTCACCTTCGTGCAGGCGCATGTGCGATCGGGCGGCAAGATGGTGCCGCTGGTGCAGCGCGAGGAAGACGAACGTTTCCGCTCGGTGTTCATCGCCGACGCGAAGGGCGGCATCACGAAGCTCGACGACCTGAAGGGCAAGACGCTCAGCTTCGGCTCGGCCTCCAGCACCTCGGGGCACCTGATGCCGCGCAGCTTCCTGCTGGCCGCCAAGATCAACCCCGACACCGACCTCAAGCGCGTGAGCTTCTCCGGCGCGCACGACGCGACCATCGCCGCGGTGGCCAGCGGCAAGGTCGACGCCGGCGCACTCAACATCTCGGTGTGGGAGAAGTTCGTGGCCGAGAAGAAGGTCGACACCGCGCAGGTGAAGGTCTTCTACACGACGCCGCCCTACTACGACTACAACTGGACGGTGCACGCCGACATGCCGGCCGAGCTGCGCGAGAAGATCAAGGCCGCCTTCCTGGCGCTCGACCCGAACACGCCGCAGGGCAAGGAGATCCTCGCGCTGCAGCGCGCGACGCGTTTCGTGCCGACCAAGGCGGAGAACTACGCCGGCATCCGCGCTGCGGCGGAAAACGCCGGGCTGCTGAAGTAA
- a CDS encoding DUF1428 domain-containing protein has translation MPHYVDGFVLPVPKDKIEAYRKLAQDASVVWKEYGAIAYFEGLADDVQPGKLTSFPQAVQLKDDEVVVFSWIVYRSREHRDEVNAKVMADPRIANIDPATMPFDSQRMFWGGFSSLVEA, from the coding sequence ATGCCGCACTACGTCGACGGATTCGTCTTGCCTGTCCCCAAGGACAAGATCGAGGCCTACCGCAAGCTCGCGCAAGACGCGAGCGTGGTCTGGAAGGAGTACGGCGCGATCGCCTACTTCGAAGGCCTGGCCGACGACGTGCAGCCGGGCAAGCTCACCTCCTTTCCGCAGGCGGTGCAGCTGAAGGACGACGAGGTCGTCGTCTTCTCGTGGATCGTGTACCGCTCGCGCGAGCACCGCGACGAGGTCAACGCGAAGGTGATGGCCGACCCGCGCATCGCCAACATCGACCCGGCCACCATGCCCTTCGACAGCCAGCGCATGTTCTGGGGCGGATTCAGCAGCCTCGTCGAGGCGTAA
- the ssb gene encoding single-stranded DNA-binding protein → MASINKVIIIGNLGKDPEVRYTPNGSAVCNITVATSRQWKDKNSGEKQEETEWHRIVFFDRMAEIAGEYLKKGRPVYVEGRLKTRKWTDKDGVEKYTTEIMAENMQLLGGREGGGGGGDEGGGGGYSRGSQGGGGERSAPASRPAASKPAAKSSTGFDDMDDDIPF, encoded by the coding sequence ATGGCCTCGATCAACAAAGTCATCATCATCGGCAACCTGGGCAAGGACCCGGAAGTCCGCTACACCCCCAACGGCTCGGCCGTGTGCAACATCACCGTGGCCACCTCGCGCCAATGGAAAGACAAGAACTCCGGCGAGAAGCAGGAAGAGACCGAATGGCACCGCATCGTGTTCTTCGACCGCATGGCCGAGATCGCGGGTGAGTACCTGAAGAAGGGCCGCCCGGTCTACGTCGAAGGCCGCCTGAAGACCCGCAAGTGGACCGACAAGGACGGCGTCGAGAAGTACACCACCGAAATCATGGCCGAGAACATGCAGCTGCTCGGCGGCCGTGAAGGTGGCGGTGGTGGCGGCGACGAAGGCGGCGGCGGTGGCTACAGCCGCGGCTCGCAAGGCGGTGGTGGCGAGCGCAGCGCCCCGGCCTCGCGCCCGGCGGCCAGCAAGCCCGCCGCGAAGTCGTCGACCGGCTTCGACGACATGGACGACGACATCCCGTTCTGA
- a CDS encoding DUF3037 domain-containing protein, whose product MPTLHTYDYAIVRVVPRVERGEFVNVGAIVSCKRAHFLKARIELDEARVLALAPGLDLVPVRATLQAIPDICAGGEAAGALGQLSARERFDWLVAPRSTVIQTSPVHTGRCDNLDLALDKLIERMVRVSSA is encoded by the coding sequence GTGCCCACGCTGCACACGTATGACTACGCCATCGTGCGCGTGGTGCCGCGCGTGGAGCGTGGCGAGTTCGTCAACGTGGGCGCCATCGTGTCGTGCAAGCGTGCGCACTTCCTCAAGGCCCGCATCGAACTCGACGAGGCCCGCGTGCTCGCGCTCGCGCCGGGGCTGGACCTCGTGCCAGTGCGCGCCACGCTGCAGGCCATCCCCGACATCTGCGCCGGCGGCGAGGCGGCCGGCGCCTTGGGCCAGCTGTCGGCACGCGAACGTTTCGACTGGCTGGTCGCGCCGCGCAGCACCGTCATCCAGACCTCGCCGGTGCACACCGGCCGCTGCGACAACCTCGACCTCGCACTCGACAAGCTGATCGAGCGGATGGTGCGCGTTTCGTCGGCCTGA
- the phnE gene encoding phosphonate ABC transporter, permease protein PhnE: MTARRRGVLVLLGIAALVFASFATLDLRWADFLSPGALRQMGEFGASFFPPEHSAGFLRKTLQAAGETLAMSLLGTLLAVVAGLLLALPASARGHRLARGAARLVLNVLRSVPELVWASLLLVAAGLGPLPGTLALALHTTGVLGRLFAESIENAAPEPALALRVRGIAGPQVFLWATLPQVLPQLLSYALYRWENNIRAAAVLGVVGAGGLGQMLSYHLSLFQMHESCTVLLAMMALVLAVDALSWLARRALTR; encoded by the coding sequence ATGACGGCCCGGCGCCGCGGTGTTCTCGTGCTGCTGGGCATCGCGGCACTCGTCTTCGCCAGCTTCGCGACGCTGGACCTGCGCTGGGCCGACTTCCTCTCGCCCGGCGCGCTGCGCCAGATGGGCGAGTTCGGCGCCAGCTTCTTCCCGCCGGAACACTCGGCCGGCTTCCTGCGCAAGACGCTGCAGGCCGCCGGCGAGACGCTGGCGATGTCACTGCTGGGCACGCTGCTCGCCGTGGTGGCCGGGTTGCTGCTCGCGCTGCCGGCCAGCGCCCGCGGCCACAGGCTCGCGCGGGGTGCCGCGCGGCTGGTGCTCAACGTGCTGCGCTCGGTGCCCGAGCTGGTGTGGGCCTCGCTGCTGCTGGTGGCAGCCGGCCTGGGCCCGCTGCCGGGCACGCTCGCGCTGGCGCTGCACACCACCGGCGTGCTGGGGCGGCTCTTCGCCGAGAGCATCGAAAACGCCGCACCCGAGCCTGCGCTGGCCCTACGCGTGCGCGGCATCGCGGGGCCGCAGGTCTTTCTCTGGGCCACGCTGCCGCAGGTGCTGCCGCAGCTGCTCTCGTACGCGCTCTACCGCTGGGAGAACAACATCCGCGCAGCCGCCGTGCTGGGCGTGGTCGGCGCGGGTGGGCTGGGCCAGATGCTCAGCTACCACCTGAGCCTCTTCCAGATGCACGAGAGCTGCACCGTGCTGCTGGCCATGATGGCCCTGGTGCTGGCCGTGGACGCGCTCTCGTGGCTGGCGCGCCGCGCCCTCACCCGCTGA
- a CDS encoding HipA family kinase produces the protein MRTVHATRYLTPLREGGSLPAIVEADDDGLYVLKFRGAGQGPKALVAELVAGELARALGLPVPEIVFMQLDAELARTEPDPEIQELIRASDGLNLALDYLPASVTFDPLAERPDGELASRIVWFDALVTNIDRTPRNANLLLWHRGLWLIDHGAALYFHHSWDDFLQRAARPFAPIKDHVLLPFANRLADVDAAMAAVLTPERIAEIVSLVPEAWLLPDPFFSGPAAQRRAYVDYFMRRLQAPRAFAEEAARAHAAHV, from the coding sequence CTGCGCACCGTCCACGCCACCCGCTACCTCACGCCACTGCGCGAAGGCGGCTCGCTGCCGGCCATCGTGGAGGCCGACGACGACGGGCTCTACGTGCTCAAGTTCCGTGGCGCCGGCCAGGGGCCGAAGGCGCTCGTCGCCGAGCTGGTGGCGGGCGAGCTGGCGCGGGCACTCGGCCTGCCGGTGCCCGAGATCGTCTTCATGCAGCTCGATGCCGAACTCGCCCGCACCGAGCCCGACCCCGAGATCCAGGAGCTGATCCGCGCCAGCGACGGCCTCAACCTCGCGCTCGACTACTTGCCGGCCTCGGTGACCTTCGACCCGCTGGCCGAGCGGCCCGACGGCGAACTCGCCTCGCGCATCGTCTGGTTCGACGCCCTCGTGACCAACATCGACCGCACTCCGCGCAACGCCAACCTGCTGCTGTGGCACCGCGGGCTCTGGCTCATCGACCACGGCGCGGCGCTCTACTTCCACCACAGCTGGGACGACTTCCTGCAGCGCGCGGCCAGGCCGTTCGCACCCATCAAGGACCACGTGCTACTGCCCTTCGCGAACCGCCTGGCCGACGTCGACGCCGCGATGGCCGCCGTCCTCACGCCCGAGCGCATTGCCGAGATCGTGTCGCTGGTGCCCGAGGCCTGGCTGCTGCCCGACCCCTTCTTCTCGGGCCCGGCCGCCCAGCGCCGTGCCTACGTCGACTACTTCATGCGCCGGCTGCAAGCGCCGCGCGCCTTTGCCGAGGAGGCCGCCCGTGCCCACGCTGCACACGTATGA
- the phnE gene encoding phosphonate ABC transporter, permease protein PhnE has translation MNTAATPLRDPAWLRRWSALLVGAVLLWPLVVWTEFNPLTLADARSLAATWQFLREFAPPRHDAEFLQLLARETWRTVAIATAGLTLAWLIAVPLALLASTRLSVSALGTRMAAAPWALRQAARWLLVLLRSIPELVWALVFVRVVGLGPTAGVLAIAIAYGGMLGKVYAEILDSSDAMPTQALLRNGSSRLQAFCFGALPQCAPELTSYTLYRWECAIRSSVVLGFVGAGGLGQQLDNAAKMFAGAEVGAILLVFVVLVALSDRLSAWLRKEIA, from the coding sequence TTGAACACCGCCGCCACGCCCCTGCGCGACCCGGCGTGGCTGCGCCGCTGGTCGGCGCTGCTGGTGGGTGCGGTGCTGTTGTGGCCGCTGGTGGTGTGGACCGAATTCAACCCGCTGACGCTCGCCGATGCCCGCAGCCTCGCGGCCACCTGGCAGTTCTTGCGCGAGTTCGCACCGCCACGGCATGACGCCGAATTCCTGCAGCTGCTGGCACGCGAAACCTGGCGCACCGTGGCCATCGCCACTGCCGGGCTCACGCTGGCGTGGCTGATCGCGGTGCCGCTGGCGCTGCTGGCGAGCACGCGGCTGTCGGTGAGCGCGCTCGGCACGCGCATGGCCGCCGCGCCGTGGGCGCTGCGCCAGGCGGCACGCTGGCTGCTGGTGCTGCTGCGTTCCATTCCAGAGCTGGTGTGGGCGCTGGTCTTCGTGCGGGTGGTCGGGCTCGGGCCGACGGCCGGCGTGCTGGCGATCGCCATCGCCTACGGCGGCATGCTCGGCAAGGTGTACGCCGAGATCCTCGACAGCAGCGATGCGATGCCCACGCAGGCCCTGCTGCGCAACGGCAGCAGCCGCCTGCAGGCGTTCTGCTTCGGCGCCTTGCCGCAATGTGCGCCCGAGCTGACGAGCTACACGCTGTACCGCTGGGAGTGTGCGATCCGCTCGTCGGTGGTGCTGGGCTTCGTGGGCGCAGGCGGCCTCGGGCAGCAGCTCGACAACGCGGCCAAGATGTTTGCCGGCGCCGAGGTGGGCGCCATCCTGCTCGTCTTCGTCGTGCTGGTCGCGTTGAGCGACCGCCTCAGTGCGTGGCTGCGCAAGGAGATCGCATGA
- a CDS encoding oxidoreductase-like domain-containing protein, translating into MLTPITTVADAQAMFSELQQRAQAAGVTLRPPPPEPTTCCGRGCNGCVWEGWYAAVDYWREEALLRLAP; encoded by the coding sequence ATGTTGACCCCGATCACCACCGTGGCTGATGCCCAGGCCATGTTCAGCGAACTGCAGCAACGCGCGCAGGCCGCCGGCGTGACGCTGCGCCCGCCACCGCCCGAGCCCACAACCTGCTGCGGACGTGGCTGCAACGGCTGCGTGTGGGAGGGCTGGTACGCCGCCGTCGACTACTGGCGCGAAGAAGCGCTGCTGCGGCTCGCGCCTTAG
- the selD gene encoding selenide, water dikinase SelD, with protein MDPIKLTSFSHGGGCGCKIAPGVLADILSRAPQGLIPPELMVGTETADDAAVYRLNDQQALVATTDFFTPIVDDPRDFGRIAATNAISDIYAMGGTPIMALALVGMPLDKLPLEVIGAILEGGASVCREAGIPIAGGHSIDVLEPIYGLVALGLVHPQRVRRNADAKAGDVLVLGKPLGVGILSAALKKGRLDAKGYAEMLRHTTQLNRVGSVLAEIDGVHAMTDVTGFGLLGHLLEVCRGSKLAAEVEMAQVPLIGTASAFAREGVATGASARNWAGYGAAVTLGAAIDPWQHALLTDPQTSGGLLVSCAPEAAEAVLARFAAAGFDDAAVVGRLVAGEPCVRVA; from the coding sequence ATGGACCCGATCAAATTGACTTCGTTTTCCCACGGCGGCGGCTGCGGCTGCAAGATCGCGCCGGGCGTGCTGGCCGACATCCTCTCGCGCGCACCCCAAGGGCTGATCCCGCCGGAGCTGATGGTGGGCACCGAGACGGCCGACGATGCCGCGGTGTACCGCCTCAACGACCAGCAGGCCCTGGTGGCCACCACCGACTTCTTCACGCCGATTGTCGATGACCCGCGCGACTTCGGCCGCATCGCGGCCACCAATGCGATTTCCGACATCTACGCGATGGGCGGCACACCCATCATGGCGCTGGCCTTGGTCGGCATGCCGCTCGACAAGCTACCGCTCGAGGTGATCGGCGCCATCCTCGAAGGCGGTGCCAGCGTGTGCCGCGAGGCCGGCATCCCGATCGCTGGCGGCCACTCGATCGACGTGCTGGAGCCGATCTACGGCCTGGTGGCGCTCGGCCTGGTGCATCCGCAGCGCGTGCGCCGCAACGCCGACGCGAAGGCCGGCGACGTGCTGGTGCTCGGCAAGCCGCTCGGCGTGGGCATCCTCTCGGCCGCCTTGAAGAAAGGCCGGCTCGACGCCAAGGGCTACGCCGAGATGCTGCGCCACACGACGCAACTCAACCGCGTGGGCAGCGTGCTGGCCGAGATCGACGGCGTGCATGCGATGACCGACGTGACCGGCTTCGGCCTGCTCGGCCACCTGCTGGAGGTGTGCCGCGGCTCGAAGCTGGCGGCCGAGGTCGAGATGGCGCAGGTGCCCCTGATCGGCACGGCCAGCGCGTTTGCACGCGAAGGGGTGGCCACCGGCGCGTCGGCGCGCAACTGGGCGGGCTACGGCGCCGCGGTGACGCTCGGGGCGGCGATCGACCCGTGGCAGCACGCGCTGCTCACCGACCCACAGACGAGCGGCGGCCTGCTCGTGTCGTGCGCGCCCGAGGCGGCCGAGGCGGTGCTCGCACGATTCGCGGCCGCGGGCTTCGACGATGCGGCGGTGGTCGGCCGCCTCGTCGCGGGCGAGCCGTGCGTGCGAGTGGCCTGA
- a CDS encoding ATP-dependent Clp protease proteolytic subunit, whose amino-acid sequence MTRQHSHDDDAKPVINVDKTDRLEDQLAFKSRYVLVFGAIDDKLAHATCRRLLALSEESDAPITMLISSPGGHVESGDAIHDMIRFVRAPITVVGTGWVASAGAHIFLAAPKERRLCLPNTRFMIHQPAGGAGGQATDIAIQAKEILRTRERIARVISKQTGKPYDTVKTDMERDFWLSAQEAIDYGIVSRIVETQNDIA is encoded by the coding sequence ATGACCCGCCAACATTCCCACGACGACGACGCCAAGCCCGTCATCAACGTCGACAAGACCGACCGCCTCGAAGACCAGCTCGCGTTCAAGTCGCGCTACGTGCTGGTCTTCGGCGCCATCGACGACAAGCTCGCCCACGCCACCTGCCGCCGCCTGCTCGCGCTGTCGGAGGAGTCCGATGCGCCGATCACGATGCTGATCTCGTCGCCCGGCGGGCACGTGGAGTCGGGCGACGCCATCCACGACATGATCCGCTTCGTGCGCGCCCCGATCACGGTGGTGGGCACCGGCTGGGTGGCGAGCGCCGGCGCGCACATCTTTCTCGCGGCTCCGAAAGAGCGCCGCCTGTGCCTGCCCAACACCCGTTTCATGATCCACCAGCCGGCCGGCGGCGCCGGTGGGCAGGCGACCGACATCGCCATCCAGGCGAAGGAGATCCTGCGCACCCGCGAGCGCATCGCGCGTGTGATCTCCAAGCAGACCGGCAAGCCGTATGACACCGTCAAGACCGACATGGAGCGCGACTTCTGGCTGAGCGCCCAGGAGGCCATCGACTACGGCATCGTCTCGCGCATCGTCGAGACGCAAAACGACATCGCTTGA